A part of Rhinoderma darwinii isolate aRhiDar2 chromosome 1, aRhiDar2.hap1, whole genome shotgun sequence genomic DNA contains:
- the HSCB gene encoding iron-sulfur cluster co-chaperone protein HscB isoform X2, whose protein sequence is MEPAGHVVWRRCASHLRARTSCNGVLLQPVTRLLSASPSGCVSLVTSLYSRRAPLPVSSVMSQRASMSLCSSAVTQPSCASLYGLLYKGAFTSHPLRNLCASTGTLCWNCQSAVSSTELFCPSCSSLQPPNESKDFFQILNCERTFIIDVQELQRKYRNLQRLLHPDYFSQKSQQERNISEKQSSLVNKAYSTLLSPLGRGIYLLSLHGITITEGTGCGVDAPFMFEVFEINEKLNDMRTEAEIEEIGTFVQGTFHTSKLPSTPMCTPIHVTFTIAVG, encoded by the exons ATGGAGCCGGCTGGTCATGTAGTGTGGAGGCGCTGTGCCAGTCACTTGAGAGCAAGGACAAGCTGCAATGGGGTTCTCCTCCAGCCGGTGACCAGGCTCCTCAGCGCTTCCCCTAGCGGCTGTGTATCTCTTGTCACCTCTCTTTACAGCCGCCGTGCACCCCTGCCTGTATCCAGTGTGATGTCCCAGCGCGCGTCTATGTCCCTATGTAGTAGCGCTGTCACCCAGCCTAGCTGTGCTTCTTTATACGGTCTCCTGTACAAGGGAGCCTTCACCTCCCACCCACTAAGAAACCTCTGCGCATCTACTGGCACATTGTGCTGGAATTGTCAGTCAGCTGTGAGCAGCACCGAGCTCTTCTGTCCCTCCTGCAGCTCCCTCCAGCCTCCTAATGAAAGCAAAGATTTCTTTCAGATTCTCAACTG TGAGCGAACATTTATTATTGATGTTCAGGAGCTGCAGAGAAAATATAGGAATCTCCAGCGTTTACTACACCCAGATTACTTCAGTCAGAAGTCACAG CAAGAACGGAATATCTCTGAAAAACAGTCGTCATTGGTTAACAAAGCTTACAGTACCTTGTTATCACCCTTGGGCAGGGGCATATATCTG CTAAGTCTTCACGGCATTACAATTACAGAAGGTACAGGCTGTGGCGTGGATGCACCATTTATGTTTGAAGTCTTCGAAATCAATGAAAAACTTAATGACATGAGAACTGAGGCAGAGATTGAAGAAATTGGAACTTTTGTACaag GGACATTTCATACATccaaattaccatccacaccaatGTGCACACCTATACACGTTACCTTCACTATTGCTGTTGGCTAG